One genomic region from Cardinium endosymbiont of Dermatophagoides farinae encodes:
- the rpsO gene encoding 30S ribosomal protein S15: MKLTNQNKENKEAQTFAFNSSEKGDLFKNFGFKKSEQDSGSSESQIALFTYRIKHLTAHLNVKKKDHAAKLGLLKLVGRRKRLLAYLKKVDLSRYRDIITNLGLRK, translated from the coding sequence ATGAAGTTAACCAATCAAAATAAAGAAAATAAAGAAGCGCAAACTTTTGCATTCAACAGCTCAGAAAAAGGAGATCTTTTTAAGAATTTCGGATTTAAAAAGTCTGAACAAGACAGTGGTTCCTCTGAATCACAAATTGCACTATTTACATACAGAATTAAACATTTAACAGCGCATTTAAATGTTAAAAAGAAAGACCATGCTGCAAAATTAGGTCTTTTGAAGTTAGTGGGTAGGCGCAAAAGGTTATTGGCCTATCTTAAAAAAGTAGACCTAAGTCGCTATAGAGATATCATTACCAACCTTGGTTTAAGAAAGTAG
- the pnp gene encoding polyribonucleotide nucleotidyltransferase, translating to MLRKLISKTIQLPDNRVITIETGKLATQADGSVLVRMGNTMLLAAVVSKAAAEESGFLPLSVDYQEKFAASGKIPGGFLKREGRLGDHEILIARLVDRAIRPLFPKGFNNEIQINISLISADETILPDALAALAASSALSVSSIPFHGPISEVRVARVDGAFLINPPSNLLEKADMNLMVAASDDHILMIEGEMSEVQEADMLAAIRYAHDAIKLHCQVQRELMDSVGVEKSIDKAEDGHGTLAYPTALREAIYADIYAVAKQHIPSKALRKEAFMAVAHRYSEQLAKDQNGQEVPIAQQKAFVTELQNQAIRALILNENIRLDGRLLDQIRPIESEIDYLPSAHGSALFTRGETQSLTTVTLGSKFDEQIIDRAMEDGYNRFMLHYNFPGFSTGEVKPNRGPSRREIGHGNLAMRALKAVLPPDKENLYTIRVVSDILESNGSSSMATVCAGSLALMDAGIPIKAAVSGIAMGMVTDPTTGRFAVLSDILGDEDQIGDMDFKVTGTHQGITACQMDMKVAGISYAMLEQALHQAKAGRLHILQKMETTIAVPRSSGKPHAPKIVTIEVEKEMIGAIIGPGGKVIQEIQKETTTSIDIVEQGHKGIVTIFAGNQEMLQKAAHRIKTITAKPSIGEVYIGKVKSVLNYGAFVEFMPGKDGFLHVSEVRLERIEDLEDVLEVGEELQVKLIGVDPKTGKYRLSRKVLLSPDAVAAGG from the coding sequence ATGCTTAGAAAACTCATTTCAAAAACAATACAACTGCCCGATAATCGGGTCATTACCATAGAAACGGGTAAATTGGCCACTCAAGCTGATGGTTCTGTTTTGGTCCGGATGGGTAACACAATGCTTTTGGCTGCCGTAGTCTCTAAGGCAGCTGCAGAAGAAAGCGGTTTTTTGCCCCTTTCTGTAGATTACCAAGAAAAATTTGCAGCCTCTGGTAAAATACCTGGTGGCTTTTTAAAGCGGGAAGGTAGACTAGGGGACCATGAAATTCTTATTGCTAGATTGGTTGATCGTGCCATTCGCCCGCTATTTCCGAAGGGATTTAATAATGAAATTCAAATAAATATATCATTGATATCTGCTGATGAGACCATTTTGCCAGATGCACTGGCGGCCTTAGCCGCTTCTTCGGCTTTATCGGTCTCTTCTATTCCATTCCATGGGCCTATTTCTGAGGTGCGTGTAGCGCGTGTAGATGGTGCTTTTTTAATCAACCCGCCTTCTAATCTACTTGAAAAAGCCGATATGAATCTTATGGTAGCTGCTAGCGATGATCATATACTAATGATAGAGGGTGAGATGAGTGAAGTACAAGAAGCAGATATGTTAGCGGCCATTCGTTATGCCCATGATGCCATTAAGCTACATTGTCAAGTCCAACGAGAACTTATGGATAGCGTTGGTGTCGAAAAAAGCATAGACAAGGCTGAAGATGGCCATGGCACATTAGCCTATCCAACAGCATTACGTGAGGCCATTTATGCCGATATATATGCGGTTGCTAAGCAACATATACCTTCTAAGGCTTTACGCAAGGAAGCTTTTATGGCTGTAGCGCATCGTTACAGTGAACAGCTTGCTAAAGACCAAAATGGTCAGGAAGTACCTATTGCGCAGCAAAAGGCGTTTGTGACTGAACTGCAAAACCAAGCCATTCGCGCGCTGATATTAAATGAAAACATTCGTTTAGATGGTCGCCTATTAGACCAAATTAGACCTATTGAATCTGAAATTGACTACCTGCCATCTGCGCATGGCTCTGCACTCTTTACACGAGGTGAAACCCAATCGCTGACTACTGTTACGCTTGGGAGCAAATTCGATGAGCAAATCATTGATAGAGCTATGGAAGATGGTTACAACCGTTTTATGCTCCATTATAATTTCCCTGGTTTTTCTACTGGAGAAGTGAAACCCAATAGAGGACCTTCTCGTCGGGAAATAGGCCATGGAAACTTAGCCATGCGGGCCTTAAAAGCCGTTCTTCCACCTGATAAAGAAAATTTGTATACCATACGCGTCGTATCTGATATTCTTGAATCCAATGGGTCTTCTTCTATGGCTACCGTTTGTGCCGGTTCCTTAGCCCTAATGGATGCAGGCATCCCTATTAAAGCAGCCGTTTCAGGTATTGCCATGGGCATGGTGACAGATCCCACTACAGGCCGATTTGCTGTTTTATCTGATATCTTAGGAGATGAAGATCAGATTGGTGATATGGACTTTAAGGTAACAGGCACCCATCAAGGCATTACAGCATGCCAAATGGATATGAAAGTGGCTGGTATTTCCTATGCAATGCTTGAACAAGCATTGCACCAAGCCAAAGCAGGAAGGCTTCATATCCTTCAAAAAATGGAAACAACCATAGCTGTTCCTCGTTCAAGTGGCAAGCCACATGCCCCTAAAATTGTCACTATAGAAGTAGAAAAAGAGATGATTGGCGCCATTATTGGACCAGGCGGAAAGGTCATACAAGAAATTCAAAAAGAGACCACTACCAGTATAGATATCGTGGAGCAAGGCCATAAGGGTATTGTTACCATATTTGCTGGTAATCAGGAGATGTTACAAAAAGCCGCTCATAGAATAAAAACAATTACCGCTAAGCCATCGATTGGTGAAGTATATATAGGAAAAGTGAAGTCTGTCTTAAACTATGGTGCATTTGTAGAGTTTATGCCTGGTAAAGATGGCTTTTTGCATGTTTCAGAGGTCCGCTTGGAACGCATTGAAGATTTAGAAGACGTATTAGAAGTTGGAGAAGAATTACAAGTAAAACTTATTGGCGTAGATCCTAAAACAGGTAAATATAGGTTATCGCGTAAAGTATTGCTATCCCCTGATGCGGTAGCAGCTGGGGGGTAA
- a CDS encoding DMT family transporter: MGLYAYSLTQMTMSSATVIGFTNPIFVLVLARIFLKEKVALPIWMATLLTCIGMALILRPTMYNSAALSCILATIIFASLDIINKKYIASEPILSMLFFSNLIASCCMLPAACYYWATPTLFELAFASILGISSNLILYFLLKALKQSDVASLAPMKYTEWLLSILLGYLFFQEWPTVSTCLGGAIIISSTCFIVYYQHRLKER, from the coding sequence ATGGGTTTGTATGCCTATAGCCTTACCCAAATGACCATGAGCAGTGCAACCGTAATCGGGTTTACCAATCCTATTTTTGTACTGGTCTTAGCAAGAATTTTTCTTAAAGAAAAAGTTGCCCTGCCCATATGGATGGCTACATTATTAACTTGTATAGGCATGGCTTTAATATTGCGCCCTACTATGTATAACAGTGCTGCCTTATCTTGTATACTCGCAACCATTATTTTTGCCTCATTGGATATTATTAATAAAAAGTATATTGCATCCGAACCGATCCTTTCGATGCTTTTCTTCTCCAATTTGATCGCCTCCTGTTGCATGTTACCAGCAGCCTGCTACTATTGGGCAACCCCTACCCTATTTGAGCTAGCCTTTGCAAGCATACTGGGCATTAGCAGCAACCTTATTCTTTATTTCCTATTAAAAGCCTTGAAGCAATCAGATGTTGCCTCCTTAGCACCTATGAAGTATACCGAATGGCTGCTTTCTATCCTATTGGGCTATCTTTTTTTTCAAGAGTGGCCAACAGTTAGCACCTGTTTAGGAGGTGCAATTATTATTTCTTCTACCTGCTTTATTGTATATTACCAACATCGACTGAAAGAAAGGTAA
- the trxB gene encoding thioredoxin-disulfide reductase — protein MSTILPLIIIGGGPAGYTAAIYAARAGLCPVLYQGPNPGGQLTITGEVENYPGYRNGITGPAMMEDFQAQAERFGTVVKTGTITQVDFSTYPRRLILDSGESLLAQSVIIAAGASAKWLGLPAEKRLYGRGVSACAICDGFFFKGKTVVVVGGGDTAAEESLYLANLCKKVHLLVRKGQMRASKIMQERVFKNTNIQTWFHTEVRDIIGQEHVEAVEAIDAIAQTTTMIEATGLFVAIGHQPNTLPFLPYITVDRQGYIQTKPGTTQTNIPGIFAAGDIQDPHYRQAVTAAGTGCMAALEAERFLQQPPINF, from the coding sequence ATGTCTACTATACTACCACTTATCATTATTGGAGGAGGTCCAGCTGGTTATACCGCTGCCATTTATGCTGCCCGAGCGGGTCTGTGTCCGGTTTTGTATCAGGGCCCCAATCCAGGTGGTCAACTAACCATTACAGGGGAGGTAGAAAATTACCCTGGCTATAGAAATGGCATAACTGGTCCTGCTATGATGGAAGACTTCCAAGCCCAAGCAGAACGGTTTGGCACGGTCGTCAAAACGGGTACCATTACTCAGGTTGATTTTTCGACCTATCCACGCCGGTTAATACTTGATAGTGGTGAAAGCCTGCTTGCGCAATCTGTTATTATTGCAGCTGGTGCATCTGCAAAATGGCTTGGTTTACCTGCTGAAAAAAGGCTGTATGGCAGAGGCGTTTCTGCCTGTGCCATTTGCGATGGCTTCTTTTTTAAGGGTAAAACAGTTGTCGTAGTCGGTGGAGGCGATACTGCTGCAGAGGAGTCACTATATTTGGCCAACCTGTGCAAAAAAGTTCATCTCCTAGTACGTAAAGGACAAATGCGTGCTAGTAAAATCATGCAAGAACGTGTTTTTAAAAACACCAATATTCAAACTTGGTTCCATACAGAAGTGCGCGATATTATAGGCCAAGAACATGTAGAAGCGGTAGAAGCCATTGATGCAATAGCACAGACCACTACTATGATAGAAGCTACTGGTTTATTTGTTGCAATAGGCCATCAGCCAAATACCTTACCATTTCTGCCTTATATTACAGTAGACCGCCAAGGTTATATTCAAACCAAACCAGGCACTACACAAACCAATATTCCTGGTATCTTTGCAGCCGGAGATATCCAAGATCCCCATTATAGACAAGCGGTAACCGCTGCTGGAACAGGTTGTATGGCTGCACTAGAAGCAGAACGTTTTCTGCAGCAGCCACCTATAAATTTTTAA
- a CDS encoding M16 family metallopeptidase: protein MIHFEKFTLSNGLQVIVHEDPTSHIAVMNVMYDVGARDEHPLQTGFAHLFEHLMFGGSCNIPAYDTPLQQVGGSNNAYTTTDLANYYCSLPAVNLETAFWLESDRMLGLAFNEKSLEVQRKVVIEEFKEHYLNQPYGDAWHHLTNMAYTTHPYRWPTIGQSVSHIESATMDDVKAFFYKFYRPNHAILVVAGKVTQPQVAALCKKWFEPIPAGLPYHRALPQEPAQVLPRRKVVHGDVPFPMLYKAYHMPGRGMPGYYAAEVLCNLLSEGKSALLYANLVEKQALYTRIDGYTTESFDPGLLVISGSLAEKTPFEAAENGLVAVLDQVKAITPIALEKVKNQMETQLVFGQVNLVHRAQELAVATLEGDTNLVNKKIEYIRQVDLEAVQTVAEMILQEQNCSTLHYQIIS, encoded by the coding sequence ATGATTCATTTCGAAAAATTTACTTTATCCAATGGCCTACAAGTTATTGTGCATGAAGATCCAACCAGCCATATTGCGGTCATGAATGTAATGTATGATGTAGGTGCTCGGGATGAGCATCCCTTACAAACAGGTTTTGCCCACTTATTTGAACACTTAATGTTTGGTGGATCGTGTAACATTCCTGCTTACGATACCCCCTTACAACAAGTAGGCGGTAGCAACAACGCCTATACAACTACAGACCTAGCCAATTATTATTGTTCCCTACCTGCTGTTAACTTAGAGACCGCTTTTTGGCTTGAGTCAGACCGGATGCTTGGGCTCGCATTTAACGAAAAGTCACTTGAAGTACAGCGAAAGGTAGTAATAGAGGAGTTTAAAGAACACTATCTCAATCAACCCTATGGAGATGCATGGCACCATTTGACCAATATGGCCTATACGACACATCCCTACAGATGGCCCACTATTGGCCAATCCGTAAGCCACATAGAAAGTGCTACTATGGATGATGTAAAAGCCTTTTTTTACAAATTCTACAGACCCAACCATGCTATTTTAGTAGTCGCGGGCAAGGTGACCCAGCCACAAGTAGCCGCATTATGTAAAAAATGGTTTGAACCCATTCCAGCTGGCCTCCCGTACCATAGAGCCTTGCCGCAAGAACCAGCGCAAGTGTTACCCAGGCGAAAAGTAGTGCACGGTGATGTGCCCTTTCCTATGCTGTATAAAGCCTACCATATGCCAGGAAGAGGCATGCCTGGTTACTATGCAGCAGAAGTATTGTGCAACCTACTGAGCGAAGGGAAATCTGCTTTGCTATATGCAAACCTCGTAGAAAAACAAGCTCTATATACCAGAATAGATGGCTATACTACAGAATCATTCGACCCTGGCCTATTGGTTATTAGTGGCAGTTTAGCTGAAAAAACTCCATTCGAAGCAGCAGAAAATGGTTTGGTAGCAGTACTGGATCAAGTCAAGGCCATCACCCCTATTGCATTAGAAAAAGTAAAAAATCAGATGGAAACACAACTGGTCTTTGGGCAAGTCAATCTAGTCCATCGTGCACAAGAATTAGCAGTAGCCACTTTAGAAGGTGATACCAACTTAGTAAACAAGAAAATTGAGTATATTAGGCAAGTTGACTTAGAAGCGGTTCAAACCGTCGCTGAAATGATTTTACAAGAGCAGAATTGTAGTACGCTTCACTACCAGATCATTTCGTAA
- a CDS encoding diaminopimelate epimerase translates to MQVQFAKYQAAGNDFIIISNFQEQHYTYDPIVTKQLCHRQFGIGADGIITIEKKSGCDFALLHYNADGSKGGGLCGNGSRSALHYAQQLAIIDQKANFMAIDGLHTGYIRGGFIGLTLQDVAAIQPLGKGYFLDNGTRHYVEMVDAIEAIDMESVGFPRRNMHPFEKEGVNLNFLQLAEENTILVRTCECGLASEPLSCGTGVAASALVSSAYYGLNSPITAVTKGGTLQVAFTRLPDGGFVDIHLVGPVYQSFHGMVNLETFCKTYL, encoded by the coding sequence ATGCAAGTTCAATTTGCCAAGTACCAAGCTGCCGGAAATGATTTTATTATCATTAGTAATTTTCAGGAGCAGCATTATACCTATGACCCTATTGTAACCAAGCAGCTTTGCCACCGACAATTTGGAATTGGGGCAGATGGGATCATTACCATTGAAAAAAAGAGCGGTTGTGACTTTGCCTTATTGCACTATAACGCAGATGGCAGCAAAGGTGGCGGACTCTGTGGCAATGGCAGTCGGTCAGCGCTTCACTACGCACAACAGTTGGCCATTATAGATCAAAAAGCCAATTTTATGGCTATAGATGGCCTGCATACAGGCTATATACGTGGTGGCTTTATTGGACTAACCCTACAAGATGTAGCCGCCATTCAACCGCTAGGTAAAGGTTATTTTCTCGATAATGGCACACGCCATTATGTAGAGATGGTAGATGCCATTGAGGCAATTGATATGGAATCAGTTGGTTTTCCCAGAAGAAATATGCACCCATTCGAAAAAGAGGGGGTAAATCTCAATTTTTTGCAATTGGCCGAAGAAAATACGATTTTAGTCCGTACATGTGAATGTGGATTGGCATCAGAACCATTGTCTTGTGGCACAGGAGTAGCTGCTAGCGCACTGGTATCCAGTGCCTACTATGGCCTGAACAGTCCTATAACCGCAGTGACCAAAGGTGGTACGTTGCAAGTAGCCTTTACCCGACTACCTGATGGTGGCTTTGTCGATATTCATTTAGTTGGACCTGTCTATCAATCTTTTCATGGAATGGTTAATCTAGAGACCTTCTGCAAAACCTATTTGTGA
- a CDS encoding HD domain-containing protein yields the protein MLSFHALLFILIVIFFFLLRSSYAKEKLTELKPSNAIIGCTGCYAIITTTAVLSYIGKDFIYWYTLQFAAGFWLIGYAIVSKKEVPSWEITRLWLIGALFCLPINLLWHWWRVTDYPFLLKLSLAHLAVILALFPLSLGVITLAAMLLAITYVFCSLGSLIELTDDIISLFGFSVLIFIMIIYIKIQIADYRAHNRYLKNKAKRKQERHYKVKLKQTAHSLHIHATEGYSERETIFLQKIVEEVMESSLFLEDDYLYKEDFGTIVSKFTPWSIFLKQHAKSKVHLPLLPTEIGLDELVQQLEIALNDSVKSAPKLVITQKNVDLAIKIVCDVGQIIDLLTSIILRAAHLDQAESIRIQLHTTRLKYYKYGPIKKQRPPEINFPAIALVIGNADAPLDTLPSIRTHYEDITEGIEVVGALNQAISERVNVQKQPIERMIRAHYGYLQFPSSKQKATLLVLPCNVTTIRDEMIHNIIPSNSFVTKSEMDASMTVFMKFNDYVCKMCDIRIGVMDEIFLLLRRCYAFRRHASGELFYVRAVGIARLVVDWVAYAPEPIYAALLYDLIVYTDLPLSYIKANYSLDIFCFVQSIVSIEERQDIEPSGLYVDDQRNKVVNRDQLFVLCIKLAERLYDLRHAYGYAHKIQVIDMAKETLTVDICLAKKYLDGDIVEALEAAAQEVLQVCLEKG from the coding sequence ATGTTATCATTCCACGCTTTGCTTTTTATCCTTATTGTAATCTTCTTTTTTTTGCTGAGGTCTTCTTATGCAAAAGAAAAGCTAACCGAGCTTAAACCAAGTAATGCGATAATAGGCTGTACGGGTTGTTATGCCATTATCACTACTACTGCTGTATTAAGTTATATAGGCAAAGACTTTATTTATTGGTATACGCTTCAATTTGCTGCAGGTTTTTGGCTGATAGGCTATGCGATTGTATCGAAAAAAGAAGTCCCATCTTGGGAAATTACCAGGCTCTGGCTAATAGGTGCACTATTTTGTCTTCCCATCAATTTGCTTTGGCACTGGTGGCGTGTAACCGATTATCCATTTTTATTAAAACTATCTCTGGCACATTTAGCTGTAATATTAGCTTTATTCCCTTTGTCTTTAGGGGTTATTACGCTGGCAGCTATGTTGCTGGCCATCACCTATGTCTTTTGTTCTTTGGGTAGTTTGATAGAATTAACCGATGATATCATATCCTTATTTGGATTTAGTGTATTGATCTTCATCATGATTATTTACATTAAAATCCAAATAGCTGACTATAGAGCACACAACCGTTACTTAAAAAACAAAGCAAAACGGAAACAAGAACGGCACTATAAGGTAAAACTAAAACAAACGGCTCATAGTTTGCACATCCATGCTACGGAAGGTTATTCAGAAAGGGAGACCATTTTCTTACAGAAAATAGTGGAAGAGGTAATGGAGTCTTCTTTATTTTTAGAAGATGATTACCTGTATAAAGAAGATTTCGGCACTATTGTAAGTAAGTTCACTCCATGGTCTATTTTTTTGAAGCAACATGCTAAATCTAAAGTGCATTTGCCGTTGCTGCCAACTGAAATTGGGTTAGATGAACTGGTTCAACAATTAGAAATTGCTTTAAATGATTCGGTTAAGTCTGCTCCAAAGCTGGTTATAACACAAAAAAATGTTGATTTGGCCATTAAAATTGTATGTGACGTAGGTCAAATCATCGATTTATTAACATCTATTATTTTGCGTGCTGCGCACTTAGATCAAGCTGAATCTATACGCATTCAACTCCATACCACTCGGTTAAAGTATTATAAATATGGCCCCATTAAAAAACAACGGCCTCCGGAAATAAACTTTCCAGCTATCGCTTTAGTAATAGGTAATGCAGATGCGCCTTTGGATACGTTGCCTTCCATTCGTACGCATTATGAGGATATTACAGAGGGAATAGAAGTTGTAGGCGCACTGAACCAGGCCATTTCAGAAAGAGTCAATGTCCAGAAGCAGCCGATAGAAAGGATGATTCGTGCCCACTATGGTTACCTGCAATTTCCCTCTTCCAAACAAAAAGCCACCTTATTGGTATTGCCTTGTAACGTAACCACCATTCGTGATGAGATGATCCATAATATTATTCCTTCAAATAGTTTTGTTACCAAAAGTGAAATGGATGCTTCGATGACAGTGTTCATGAAATTTAACGATTATGTTTGCAAAATGTGTGACATCCGTATCGGCGTGATGGATGAAATATTTCTGTTGCTGAGGCGTTGTTATGCTTTTAGGCGACATGCATCAGGAGAATTGTTCTATGTTCGTGCAGTAGGCATTGCGCGATTGGTAGTAGATTGGGTAGCGTACGCTCCTGAGCCAATCTATGCTGCTTTACTCTATGATTTAATTGTCTATACCGACTTACCACTTTCATATATTAAAGCCAATTATAGCTTAGATATTTTTTGTTTTGTACAGTCGATTGTATCGATAGAAGAGCGCCAGGATATAGAGCCATCTGGCCTCTATGTTGATGACCAACGCAACAAGGTGGTTAACCGAGATCAACTCTTTGTGCTTTGTATTAAATTAGCCGAACGGCTCTATGACTTACGTCATGCCTATGGTTATGCCCATAAAATACAGGTAATAGATATGGCTAAAGAGACCCTTACAGTAGATATTTGCTTGGCCAAAAAATATTTGGATGGCGATATAGTAGAGGCACTCGAAGCCGCAGCGCAAGAGGTGCTGCAAGTCTGCCTTGAAAAGGGATAA
- a CDS encoding sigma-70 family RNA polymerase sigma factor, with translation MRQLKISKQITNRESQSLDKYLQEIGRVPLLSADEEVELSKKIRMGDRAAFERLTKANLRFVVSVAKQYQNQGLSLSDLINEGNLGLIKSAQRFDEKRGFKFISYAVWWIRQSILQALAEQARIVRLPLNRISSLSKISRTFSRLEQKYEREPTVEELAQFLEVDPEEVQGALKVAGRHISVDAPFLQGEENSLLDVLESDVEKKPDSELMNDSLCKEIQRSLAVLTPRERDVLCYYFGLNNTEILTLEEIGARFGLTRERVRQVKEKGIKKLKAAVSSETLKCYLG, from the coding sequence ATGAGACAACTAAAGATAAGCAAACAGATCACAAACCGTGAAAGTCAGTCTTTAGACAAATACCTTCAGGAAATTGGCAGGGTCCCACTACTCAGTGCGGATGAAGAGGTTGAACTCTCGAAGAAAATTAGAATGGGCGATCGAGCTGCCTTTGAAAGGCTTACCAAGGCCAATCTTCGTTTTGTGGTTTCTGTAGCCAAGCAATATCAAAATCAAGGATTATCTTTGAGTGATTTGATTAATGAAGGCAACCTTGGCCTCATTAAATCTGCCCAACGGTTCGATGAAAAAAGAGGCTTTAAGTTTATCTCTTATGCCGTTTGGTGGATTAGACAATCGATACTACAAGCCCTAGCTGAACAGGCTAGAATTGTACGGTTGCCATTGAATCGCATCAGCTCGCTTAGTAAAATTTCTAGAACCTTTTCCCGTTTGGAGCAAAAATATGAAAGGGAACCCACTGTTGAGGAGTTGGCCCAATTTTTAGAGGTCGATCCAGAAGAGGTGCAGGGTGCGTTAAAGGTTGCAGGACGTCATATCTCTGTAGATGCTCCCTTCTTGCAAGGTGAAGAAAACAGCTTATTGGATGTACTAGAAAGCGACGTAGAAAAAAAGCCAGATAGCGAATTAATGAATGACTCTTTGTGTAAAGAAATCCAACGCTCATTGGCCGTACTTACCCCTAGAGAACGTGATGTACTCTGCTATTATTTTGGCCTTAACAATACAGAAATATTAACCCTAGAAGAAATAGGCGCCCGCTTTGGACTCACACGAGAACGTGTGCGCCAGGTAAAAGAAAAAGGCATTAAAAAGCTAAAAGCAGCGGTTAGTAGCGAAACATTGAAGTGCTATCTAGGGTAG
- a CDS encoding ankyrin repeat domain-containing protein, giving the protein MSILIRANILLTLTTLGCSKLHTLNNENSQRNNQILQNYNPSPLKHVSAHALIINIKRLKQSKTEDVNDKLYFNDGLYLHKFSRYFQDYYKLLMDEIKSDDLVKSYIRSFIDYHIKDLNKLDNEYHTPLYAASSNGHLAMVRFLIERKAEVDKVNWCGETSLYAASSNGHLEIATFLIEKKSLCK; this is encoded by the coding sequence ATGTCAATCCTTATACGTGCAAATATTTTATTAACTTTAACTACTTTAGGTTGTAGCAAGTTACATACGCTAAATAATGAAAATTCACAAAGAAATAATCAAATTTTACAAAATTACAACCCAAGCCCGTTAAAACATGTATCTGCTCATGCACTGATTATAAATATAAAACGGCTCAAGCAGTCTAAAACAGAAGATGTAAATGATAAGTTATACTTCAATGATGGGTTATACTTACATAAATTTTCCCGATATTTTCAAGATTACTACAAATTATTAATGGATGAAATAAAATCAGATGACCTAGTAAAATCATATATCCGCAGTTTCATTGATTATCACATCAAAGACTTAAACAAACTTGATAATGAATATCACACTCCTTTATATGCAGCATCAAGTAATGGACATCTAGCAATGGTCAGGTTCTTAATAGAAAGAAAAGCTGAAGTAGATAAAGTAAATTGGTGCGGCGAAACCTCCTTATATGCAGCATCAAGTAATGGACATCTAGAGATTGCCACATTCTTAATAGAAAAAAAGAGTTTATGTAAATAA
- a CDS encoding ankyrin repeat domain-containing protein, with protein sequence MEKRAEINVKNQFGITPLHRAARGGHIEIVRFLIEKKAEVNAKNHDGDTPLHRAARGGHIEIARFLIEEKAEVNAKNHDGYTPLDVAQENGHVEMANFFMNAEEFKKGKKRRRESASTEPSLKQLRSHY encoded by the coding sequence ATAGAAAAAAGAGCTGAAATAAATGTAAAAAATCAATTCGGTATCACCCCTTTACATAGAGCAGCAAGGGGTGGACATATAGAAATAGTCAGGTTCTTAATAGAAAAAAAAGCTGAAGTAAATGCAAAAAATCATGATGGGGATACTCCTTTACATAGAGCAGCAAGGGGTGGACATATAGAAATAGCCAGGTTCTTAATAGAAGAAAAAGCTGAAGTAAATGCAAAAAATCATGATGGGTATACTCCTTTAGATGTAGCACAAGAGAATGGGCATGTAGAAATGGCCAACTTCTTTATGAATGCAGAAGAATTTAAGAAAGGTAAAAAGCGTCGGCGTGAAAGCGCTTCGACTGAACCTTCACTAAAACAGCTAAGGAGTCATTACTAA